CTGCAAAGCGTTTAATGCACAGACTCAGGGCGTGGAACCGGGTTTGCCAATTCCGGTCGTGATTACAGCTTTTGCAGACAAGAGTTTCACTTTCATTATGAAAACTCCGCCTGCGACCATTCTGATTAAGAAGGCAGCTGGTTTGCAGAAGGGTAGTCCCAAGTCACTCACAGAAAAGGTTGGTAAGCTCACCCGTAAGCAGGCAGAAGAAATTGCAGCAACCAAGATGCCCGATCTGACCGCTACCGACATGGATGCGGCGGTGCGTACTATTGCTGGTAGCGCGCGCAGTATGGGTATTGTTGTGGAGGGCGTATAACATGGCACATATTTCTAAGCGTTATAAGGCATTGGTTGCCAAAGTTGATCGTAATAAGCTGTACGCTATGAATGAGGCACTGAGTTTGGCAAAAGAAACTGCTAAGGCCAAGTTCGATGAGTCTATCGACATCGCAATTAATTTGGGTATAGATGCACGCAAGTCCGATCAATTAGTGCGTGGCGCGGTGGTGTTACCCAAAGGAACTGGCAAGACTGTACGTATTGCTGTGTTCGCTCAAGGTGCCAAGGCTGAGGAAGCTAAGTTGGCTGGTGCGGATGTGGTGGGCTTTGAGGACTTGGCGGAAAGTATCAAGGCCGGCAATATGGATTTTGATGTGGTGATAGCCTCCCCTGATGCTATGCGTATTGTTGGCCAATTAGGTCAAATTCTGGGTCCCCGTGGCTTGATGCCTAATCCTAAAGTGGGTACGGTTTCCGTTGATGTGGCGGGTGCCGTTAGAAATGCTAAGGCTGGTCAGGTGCAGTACCGTACTGACAAGAATGGTGTTGTCCAGTGCACTATTGGGCGGGCTTCGTTTGAGCCTGAAGCGTTGCGTGAAAATTTATTGGCGTTGATTGATGCCTTAAACAAGGCTAGGCCAGCTGCCGCCAAGGGCGTGTACCTGAAGAAAATCTCTGTCTCCAGCACCATGGGTGTGGGTATTCGCATTGAGCAGGCCAGTTTGGCAGGATAGTTCTTTTTGTTTCTGGCCATAAGTTATGAAAATATGGTGGTTGTCTTTTCGGCAATCGAAAGTTAGGGAGTGGCGCAATTACAAATTGTGCGACATGATTGGTTAGTTTGTCATGTCGTTTACAGGCTTTGAACTGCTGGTTTATTGGCAGATTGTCAAAGATCGTAGGTACCCATTAGGGTTTAATTAAAGGGGCGTTGTATGGCGGCAACAAGATCAAGGTTTCCGCTTCCTGTTCTCTGATACCTACGTAGATGGTGTGCCCGCGAGCAGGAGTAATATTATTTCCCCGGCTTAAGGACGCAGTTGTTAACAATGGATCGCTGGGCCTCGGTTTGGTGTTCCAATTGAAGATGGAGAATGATTTGGGTCTTAATCTGCAAGAAAAACAAGCAATAGTAGCTGAAGTTAACGAACAGGTGACGCAGGCTCAGGCTATTGTTTTGGCAGAGTACCGTGGCATTGCAGTCAGCGACATTACCAAGTTGCGTGCCACCGCGCGTAAGTCTGGAGTGTACTTTCGCGTGTTAAAAAACACATTGGCGCGTCGTGCTGTACAGGGCACTCCGTTTGAGGCTTTGGCGGAAAAAATGGTTGGCCCGCTAATCTATAGTATTAGCGCTGATCCCGTCGCGGCAGCGAAAATAGTGCATGAATTTGCCAAAACAAACGGCAAATTGGTAATCAAGGCAGGCGCAATGGTTGGTTCTTTGATGTCTGCGGAGCAGGTCGCTGTGCTGGCTGCTATCCCGAGCCGAGATGAGTTGATCGCACGTTTGATGGCGACCATGAATGCTGCAACCAGCACTTTTGTACGTGGCTTGGCTGCTATCCGCGATAAGAAGGAAGCCGAAACGGCTGCCGCTTAACGCTCTTATCAAATTTTTTGAATTAACATTAGGAGAGCAATATGGCTGTTAATAAGGCTGACATTCTGGACGCAATTGCACAAATGACCGTGTTGGAGTTGTCTGCATTGATCAAGGAAATGGAAGAAAAGTTTGGCGTGTCCGCTGCTGCTGTGGCAGTTGCTGCGCCGGCTGCCGCCGCTGCTGCTGCCGCAGTTGAGCAAACTGAATTTACTGTGATATTAAGCTCTGCGGGTGCCAGCAAGGTGAACGTGATCAAGGTGGTTCGCACGATTACCGGTCTTGGGCTGAAAGAGGCTAAGGACTTGGTGGACGGTGCACCGAAGGCAGTGAAAGAGGGTGTGAATAAAGCTGACGCTGACGCTATCTTGAAGCAATTGATCGAGGCTGGTGCAACTGCTGAAATCAAGTAATTGTTGTGCGCGTCGAAAGGCTGACGGATGCCCGCCAGCCTTTTGCCGTTTTAAGAAGATAACGGACAGCAAGCTACAAAACGTTTTTTGTTCATTGTCTTTTCCCTCGGTCGTGGAGATATCATGAGTTATTCTTTTACTGAAAAAAAACGTATTCGTAAAAGTTTTGCGAAACGTATCGGTGCTTTGCCGATACCATTTTTGCTGTCCACGCAATTAGAGTCTTACAGTGCTTTTCTTCAGGCTGACCAGTTGCCTGAGCAGCGCATCAACGATGGCTTGCAGGCAGCATTCCATTCGATTTTTCCGATTGAGAGCCATAATAAATATGCGCGTCTTGACTTCGTTAGCTACAACTTGGGTATGCCGCCTTTTGATGTGAAGGAGTGTCAGCAACGCGGTCTGACTTATGCTTCCCCAATACGTGCTCGTGTGCGCCTGACCTTATTCGATAAGGAGGTATCCAAACCGACCGTCGTGAAGGAAGTGAAAGAGCAAGAAGTATATATGGGTGAAATACCCCTTATGACCAATACTGGTTCATTCGTTATTAATGGCACTGAGCGTGTTATCGTGTCGCAATTGCATCGTTCACCTGGCGTGTTCTTTGAACATGATCGCGGCAAGACGCATAGCTCTGGCAAACTGCTATTTTCTGCGCGCATTATTCCCTATCGCGGTTCGTGGTTGGATTTTGAGTTTGATGCTAAGGATTATGTCTATTTCCGTATAGATCGTCGTCGTAAAATGCCGGTCACTATTCTATTGAAATCATTGGGCTATACGCCTGAGCAGATACTGGCGGCATTTTTTGAATTTGATACTTTTCACCTTGGAAAAAAAGGCATCCAGTTTGAGGTGGTGCCAGAACGGCTACGCGGTGAAGTAGCACGTTTTGATATTTTGGACAAAAGTGGCAAGGTGATCGTGGCCGGTGGCAAACGTATTACTGTGCGCCATATCCGTGAAATACAGGAAGCGGGTATTGATAAGTTGGCGGTAGGGGAAGACTTTTTATTCGAACGTGTGCTAGCACATAACGTGATAGATAAGGATAGTGGCGAAATCATCGCCAATGCCAACGACGAGATCACTGAAACACTGCTGGCCAAGTTGCACGCGGCTGGAGAGAAAAAAATCCGCACGCTATATACCAATAGTCTGGATCAAGGCGGCTATATTTCGCAGACTCTGCGTGCCGATGAGACTACTGACCAGTGGACAGCGCGAGTTGCTATCTATCGTATGATTCGTCCCGGCGAGCCGCCCACGGAGGACGCGGTGGAAAATCTATTTAACGGCCTGTTCTTTTCTGAAGAGCGATACAACTTATCGGTTGTAGGGCGTATGAAATTCAACCGTCGTATCGGGTTGGATGAGCTGACAGGCTCAGTCACACTGTCTAATGAAGATATCGTGGCGGTAATCAAGATTATGGTTGAGTTGCGCAATGGTCGCGGTGAAATTGACGATATTGATCATCTCGGCAACCGGCGTGTGCGTGCTGTGGGTGAGTTGGCGGAAAATCAGTTTCGCACTGGGTTAGCGCGTGTTGAGCGTGCGGTGAAGGAACGTTTGGGTCAGGCCGAAGCGGACAATCTGATGCCGCATGACTTGATTAATGCCAAACCAATTTCTGCGGCGGTTAAAGAGTTTTTCGGCTCTAGTCAATTGTCGCAATTCATGGATCAGACCAACCCCTTGTCCGAAGTGACGCACAAGCGCCGTATTTCCGCGCTTGGCCCTGGTGGATTGACTCGTGAACGTGCTGGCTTTGAGGTGCGTGATGTGCACCCGACACATTATGGCCGTTTGTGCCCGATTGAGACGCCAGAAGGCCCGAATATCGGTTTGATTAACTCGTTGGCGCTATATGCGCGCATCAATAACTATGGCTTCATCGAAACTCCCTATCGTCAGGTGGCTAAGGGTAAGGCGACTGATGAAGTTAAATACTTGTCCGCGATTGAGGAAGGCAGGTTTACTATTGCTCAGGCCAACGCTGAGTTAGACAGTAAAGGAAAGTTTACGAATGACGTGGTTTCATCCCGCCAGCACAACGAGTTTGTGCTGGCTTCGCCAGATCGCATTGAATATATGGATGTGGCACCTGCCCAAGTGGTGTCGGTGGCTGCGGCGTTGATACCTTTTTTGGAGCATGATGATGCAAATCGAGCTCTAATGGGTGCCAATATGCAGCGTCAAGCTGTACCTTGTTTGCGTGCAGAGAAAGCGTTGGTTGGAACTGGGGTCGAGCGCACCGTAGCGGTGGATTCCGGTACCACAGTGCAGGCATGGCGCGGTGGGCGAATAGATTATGTGGATGCAGGCCGTATTGTGGTGCGCGTTAATGACGATGAAACTACACACGGTGAAGTCGGTGTTGATATCTATAATCTGACCAAGTACACCCGTTCCAATCAGAATACCAATATCAATCAGCGTCCACTGGTTAAGATGGGGGACGTAATTGCGCGTGACGACGTGATCGCCGACGGTGCTTCCACTGATATGGGCGAGCTGGCTCTGGGCCAGAATATGCTGGTGGCATTCATGCCTTGGAATGGCTATAACTACGAGGACTCGATTCTGATTTCCGAGCGCGTGGTGGCGGAAGATCGCTTTACCTCTATCCATATTGAAGAGCTTACAGTGGTAGCGCGTGATACCAAGCTTGGCTCGGAAGAAATTACTCGTGACATTCCTAATCTGTCCGAGGGGCAAATGGCGCGTTTGGATGAATGCGGCATTGTGCATATTGGCGCGGAAGTTGGAGTGGGTGATGTGCTGGTTGGTAAAGTTACGCCGAAAGGTGAAACTCAGCTAACACCGGAGGAGAAGCTGCTGCGTGCTATTTTTGGCGAAAAAGCATCCGATGTTAAGGATACTAGTTTACGCGTGCAGGCGGGTATTTCCGGAACAGTGATAGATGTACAGGTGTTTACGCGAGAAGGGCTGCAGCGTGATCAGCGTGCGCAACAGATTATTGACGATGAATTGAAGCGTTATAAAAAGGATTTGGCGGATCAAATGCGCATCGTTGA
This genomic interval from Candidatus Nitrotoga sp. AM1P contains the following:
- the rplJ gene encoding 50S ribosomal protein L10, with amino-acid sequence MGLNLQEKQAIVAEVNEQVTQAQAIVLAEYRGIAVSDITKLRATARKSGVYFRVLKNTLARRAVQGTPFEALAEKMVGPLIYSISADPVAAAKIVHEFAKTNGKLVIKAGAMVGSLMSAEQVAVLAAIPSRDELIARLMATMNAATSTFVRGLAAIRDKKEAETAAA
- the rplK gene encoding 50S ribosomal protein L11, with translation MAKKIIGFIKLQVPAGKANPSPPIGPALGQRGLNIMEFCKAFNAQTQGVEPGLPIPVVITAFADKSFTFIMKTPPATILIKKAAGLQKGSPKSLTEKVGKLTRKQAEEIAATKMPDLTATDMDAAVRTIAGSARSMGIVVEGV
- the rplL gene encoding 50S ribosomal protein L7/L12, coding for MAVNKADILDAIAQMTVLELSALIKEMEEKFGVSAAAVAVAAPAAAAAAAAVEQTEFTVILSSAGASKVNVIKVVRTITGLGLKEAKDLVDGAPKAVKEGVNKADADAILKQLIEAGATAEIK
- the rplA gene encoding 50S ribosomal protein L1, producing MAHISKRYKALVAKVDRNKLYAMNEALSLAKETAKAKFDESIDIAINLGIDARKSDQLVRGAVVLPKGTGKTVRIAVFAQGAKAEEAKLAGADVVGFEDLAESIKAGNMDFDVVIASPDAMRIVGQLGQILGPRGLMPNPKVGTVSVDVAGAVRNAKAGQVQYRTDKNGVVQCTIGRASFEPEALRENLLALIDALNKARPAAAKGVYLKKISVSSTMGVGIRIEQASLAG
- the rpoB gene encoding DNA-directed RNA polymerase subunit beta is translated as MSYSFTEKKRIRKSFAKRIGALPIPFLLSTQLESYSAFLQADQLPEQRINDGLQAAFHSIFPIESHNKYARLDFVSYNLGMPPFDVKECQQRGLTYASPIRARVRLTLFDKEVSKPTVVKEVKEQEVYMGEIPLMTNTGSFVINGTERVIVSQLHRSPGVFFEHDRGKTHSSGKLLFSARIIPYRGSWLDFEFDAKDYVYFRIDRRRKMPVTILLKSLGYTPEQILAAFFEFDTFHLGKKGIQFEVVPERLRGEVARFDILDKSGKVIVAGGKRITVRHIREIQEAGIDKLAVGEDFLFERVLAHNVIDKDSGEIIANANDEITETLLAKLHAAGEKKIRTLYTNSLDQGGYISQTLRADETTDQWTARVAIYRMIRPGEPPTEDAVENLFNGLFFSEERYNLSVVGRMKFNRRIGLDELTGSVTLSNEDIVAVIKIMVELRNGRGEIDDIDHLGNRRVRAVGELAENQFRTGLARVERAVKERLGQAEADNLMPHDLINAKPISAAVKEFFGSSQLSQFMDQTNPLSEVTHKRRISALGPGGLTRERAGFEVRDVHPTHYGRLCPIETPEGPNIGLINSLALYARINNYGFIETPYRQVAKGKATDEVKYLSAIEEGRFTIAQANAELDSKGKFTNDVVSSRQHNEFVLASPDRIEYMDVAPAQVVSVAAALIPFLEHDDANRALMGANMQRQAVPCLRAEKALVGTGVERTVAVDSGTTVQAWRGGRIDYVDAGRIVVRVNDDETTHGEVGVDIYNLTKYTRSNQNTNINQRPLVKMGDVIARDDVIADGASTDMGELALGQNMLVAFMPWNGYNYEDSILISERVVAEDRFTSIHIEELTVVARDTKLGSEEITRDIPNLSEGQMARLDECGIVHIGAEVGVGDVLVGKVTPKGETQLTPEEKLLRAIFGEKASDVKDTSLRVQAGISGTVIDVQVFTREGLQRDQRAQQIIDDELKRYKKDLADQMRIVEVDVFTRLGKLLLGKVVNGGPKKLVKGAKLTKDYLTSLERHQWFDIRLASEDTASQLEQVKEGLAQKRLEFDAAFELKKRNLTQGDELQVGVQKMVKVYVAVKRRLQPGDKMAGRHGNKGVVSRIVPVEDMPYMADGTPVDIVLNPLGVPSRMNVGQILETHLGWAAKGLGNKIGKMLESQAKIEKIRTFLGKIYMHDQAAEITEFSDEDVLDLCRNLSGGVPFATPVFDGANEDEIKDMLELADLPRSGQITLYDGRTGVAFDRPVTVGYMHVLKLNHLVDDKMHARSTGPYSLVTQQPLGGKAQFGGQRFGEMEVWALEAYGAAYTLQEMLTVKSDDVAGRTKIYESIVKGDHKIDAGMPESFNVLTKEIRSLGIDIDLVRHRE